A genomic segment from Pistricoccus aurantiacus encodes:
- a CDS encoding class I SAM-dependent methyltransferase, which translates to MSNSQSPLWLTRQVNEGRLYWSSPAGQAQRQAEQACLGPVCERLFGAHSLELGLGERIADMCPIRHAMSWAPTRELALRKETLVCLPHQLPLPDESLQLVIVHHLLEVVAHPHHVLQESARVTAHNGRLIIFGWGPLGCSGWSRLWPARRGRLPWRGHWRTPGRLRDWLAFVDFEIERVDYCGFRLPGRLPRNSVLETLGRRYNLPWGDAFMIQARRRAQPIQVDKPRIGLVAPLTNTSLARTRQVARLDHSRSGAGDSKRTQVD; encoded by the coding sequence GTGTCAAATTCACAATCGCCTTTATGGCTGACGCGGCAGGTCAACGAAGGACGACTTTACTGGTCGTCTCCCGCGGGGCAGGCACAGCGCCAGGCGGAACAGGCCTGTCTGGGGCCGGTCTGCGAACGGCTTTTTGGCGCTCATAGCCTTGAACTCGGGCTGGGGGAGCGCATCGCCGACATGTGCCCGATTCGCCACGCCATGAGCTGGGCACCCACTCGGGAACTGGCGCTGCGAAAGGAAACCCTGGTATGTCTACCTCATCAACTGCCGCTGCCGGATGAATCCCTGCAGTTGGTGATTGTTCATCATCTGCTTGAAGTGGTGGCGCATCCCCATCACGTGCTTCAGGAGTCCGCTCGGGTGACCGCCCACAATGGGCGACTGATCATCTTCGGCTGGGGGCCGCTGGGCTGTTCCGGATGGTCTCGGCTCTGGCCGGCGCGGCGCGGACGCCTGCCCTGGCGCGGACATTGGCGTACGCCGGGCAGGCTCAGGGACTGGCTGGCATTTGTGGATTTCGAGATCGAGCGCGTAGACTATTGCGGTTTTCGTCTGCCCGGCAGGCTACCTCGCAACAGCGTACTGGAGACCCTGGGAAGGCGTTACAACCTGCCCTGGGGAGATGCTTTCATGATCCAGGCGCGCCGTCGAGCGCAGCCGATACAGGTGGATAAACCCCGCATCGGCCTGGTCGCGCCTCTGACCAATACTTCCTTGGCAAGAACTCGCCAGGTTGCACGGCTTGATCATTCGCGTTCCGGCGCCGGCGACTCGAAAAGGACTCAGGTTGACTGA
- the rnhA gene encoding ribonuclease HI, with amino-acid sequence MPKVTIYTDGACRGNPGPGGWGAIMQSGDHQKALNGFEADTTNNRMELMAAIMALKALTRACDVALWTDSQYLRKGITEWIHSWQKRGWKTASRQPVKNAELWQALLAQTRRHRIDWHWVKGHSGHPGNERADELANAAIDDHATLRKSRAR; translated from the coding sequence CTGCCCAAGGTGACGATCTACACCGACGGCGCCTGTCGCGGCAACCCCGGCCCTGGCGGTTGGGGGGCGATCATGCAAAGCGGTGATCACCAAAAGGCGCTGAACGGCTTCGAGGCCGACACGACCAACAACCGCATGGAGCTGATGGCAGCGATCATGGCGCTGAAAGCCTTGACTCGAGCTTGCGATGTGGCGCTATGGACGGATTCTCAATACCTGCGTAAAGGGATTACCGAGTGGATTCACAGCTGGCAGAAGCGCGGCTGGAAGACCGCGTCGCGACAGCCGGTCAAGAATGCGGAACTCTGGCAGGCGCTGCTGGCGCAGACAAGACGCCATCGTATCGACTGGCACTGGGTCAAAGGACATAGCGGCCATCCCGGCAACGAGCGAGCGGACGAGTTGGCCAATGCGGCCATCGACGACCATGCAACGCTTCGAAAGAGTCGCGCTAGATGA